Proteins encoded together in one Micromonospora kangleipakensis window:
- a CDS encoding M16 family metallopeptidase: protein MPTRRAKIPATKYPVERFTLDNGLRVVLTPDRSAPVIGVAVVYDVGIRSEPEGRTGFAHLFEHLMFQGSENLEKLAHFRHVQGAGGTFNGSTHLDYTDYFETLPSNALERALFLEADRMRGPRLTEENLRNQVDVVKEEIRVNVLNRPYGGFPWLTLPPVMFDTFPNAHDGYGSFVDLESATVADAADFFRRYYASGNAVLAVSGDVDVAEATELIERHFGDVPARPAPQRPDFTEPDLTTERRASYTDNLAPLPAVAGAWRVPDPVDDFAGYLAYVVLAEVLTDGDASRLVERLVQRDRTVTSLGGYLGFMGDPFDVRDPTALLLQAHLPPGGDVDKVLRTIDEELDRLATDGLTEGELARTQARMATHLLRDTDAVLGRALRMAVLEQQRGEPGLLNELPRLVGEVTEEQVRAAAATLRPERRASIEVIAGGAR from the coding sequence GTGCCGACGCGGAGAGCGAAGATTCCAGCGACGAAGTACCCGGTCGAGCGGTTCACCCTCGACAACGGCCTGCGGGTGGTGCTCACCCCCGACCGCAGCGCCCCGGTGATCGGGGTGGCGGTGGTCTACGACGTCGGCATCCGCTCCGAACCCGAGGGACGCACCGGCTTCGCCCACCTCTTCGAGCACCTGATGTTCCAGGGCTCGGAGAACCTGGAGAAGCTGGCCCACTTCCGGCACGTCCAGGGCGCCGGCGGCACCTTCAACGGCTCCACCCACCTGGACTACACCGACTACTTCGAGACCCTGCCGAGCAACGCGCTGGAACGGGCGCTCTTCCTCGAGGCCGACCGGATGCGCGGCCCCCGGCTGACCGAGGAGAACCTGCGCAACCAGGTCGACGTGGTCAAGGAGGAGATCCGGGTCAACGTGCTCAACCGGCCGTACGGCGGGTTCCCGTGGCTGACCCTGCCGCCGGTCATGTTCGACACCTTCCCGAACGCGCACGACGGCTACGGCTCCTTCGTCGACCTGGAGTCGGCCACCGTCGCCGACGCGGCCGACTTCTTCCGTCGCTACTACGCCAGCGGCAACGCGGTGCTGGCGGTCAGCGGGGACGTCGACGTGGCCGAGGCGACCGAGCTGATCGAGCGGCACTTCGGCGACGTGCCGGCCCGGCCCGCCCCGCAGCGCCCCGACTTCACCGAGCCCGACCTGACCACCGAGCGGCGCGCGTCGTACACCGACAACCTGGCCCCGCTGCCGGCGGTGGCCGGGGCCTGGCGGGTGCCCGACCCGGTCGACGACTTCGCCGGCTACCTGGCGTACGTGGTGCTGGCCGAGGTGCTCACCGACGGGGACGCGTCCCGGCTGGTCGAGCGGCTGGTCCAGCGGGACCGGACGGTCACGAGCCTCGGCGGGTACCTCGGCTTCATGGGCGACCCGTTCGACGTGCGCGACCCCACCGCCCTGCTGCTCCAGGCGCACCTGCCGCCCGGCGGCGACGTGGACAAGGTGCTGCGCACCATCGACGAGGAGCTGGACCGGCTGGCCACCGACGGGCTGACCGAGGGGGAACTGGCCCGCACCCAGGCGCGCATGGCCACCCACCTGCTGCGCGACACCGACGCGGTGCTCGGCCGGGCGCTGCGGATGGCCGTGCTGGAGCAGCAGCGCGGCGAGCCGGGCCTGCTCAACGAGCTGCCCCGGCTGGTCGGCGAGGTCACCGAGGAGCAGGTCCGCGCCGCCGCCGCCACCCTGCGGCCGGAGCGCCGCGCGTCCATCGAGGTCATCGCCGGAGGTGCCCGGTGA
- a CDS encoding ABC transporter substrate-binding protein gives MRRLPFRRLASLATLAVVGVATLGTTAACGDSDDAAGKSGPVTLRLGYFPNITHAPAVVGVEKGIFAEKLGSDVKLETKTFNAGPAAIEAVFSGALDATYIGPNPTVNAFSKSKGEAVRVVSGAASGGVALVVKPEITTVEQLRGKKIATPQLGNTQDVALRYWLKEKGLKTTKEGGGDVKVVPQENAQTVETFTSGAIDGAWVPEPFVSRLVNAGGKVLVDERDLWPDKKFVITNLIVSTKFLKAHPDVVKKLVEGQVAANEFVNTKPDEAQQAISDHIGKITGKPLDIKLIKQAWPTLEFTNDPIASSLKTGLDHAVAVELTQPVDLNGLYDLKFLNEVLKAEGKPEVSQP, from the coding sequence ATGAGACGGCTCCCCTTCCGTCGGCTGGCCTCCCTCGCCACGCTCGCCGTCGTCGGCGTGGCCACCCTGGGCACCACGGCGGCGTGCGGCGACAGCGACGACGCCGCCGGCAAGTCCGGCCCGGTGACGCTGCGCCTCGGCTACTTCCCCAACATCACCCACGCACCCGCCGTGGTCGGCGTGGAGAAGGGCATCTTCGCCGAGAAGCTGGGCAGCGACGTCAAGCTGGAGACGAAGACCTTCAACGCCGGCCCCGCCGCCATCGAGGCGGTCTTCTCCGGCGCGCTCGACGCCACGTACATCGGTCCGAACCCGACCGTGAACGCCTTCTCCAAGTCCAAGGGCGAGGCGGTCCGGGTCGTCTCCGGCGCCGCCTCCGGCGGCGTGGCCCTGGTGGTCAAGCCGGAGATCACCACGGTCGAGCAGCTGCGCGGCAAGAAGATCGCCACCCCGCAGCTCGGCAACACCCAGGACGTGGCGCTGCGCTACTGGCTCAAGGAGAAGGGCCTCAAGACCACCAAGGAGGGCGGCGGCGACGTCAAGGTCGTCCCGCAGGAGAACGCGCAGACGGTGGAGACCTTCACCAGCGGCGCCATCGACGGCGCCTGGGTGCCCGAGCCGTTCGTGTCCCGGCTGGTCAACGCCGGCGGCAAGGTCCTGGTCGACGAGCGGGACCTGTGGCCGGACAAGAAGTTCGTCATCACCAACCTGATCGTCAGCACCAAGTTCCTCAAGGCCCACCCCGATGTGGTGAAGAAGCTGGTCGAGGGGCAGGTCGCGGCGAACGAGTTCGTCAACACCAAGCCGGACGAGGCGCAGCAGGCCATCTCCGACCACATCGGCAAGATCACCGGCAAGCCGCTGGACATCAAGCTGATCAAGCAGGCCTGGCCGACCCTGGAGTTCACCAACGACCCCATCGCGTCCTCGCTGAAGACCGGCCTGGACCACGCGGTCGCCGTCGAGCTGACCCAGCCGGTGGACCTGAACGGCCTCTACGACCTGAAGTTCCTCAACGAGGTGCTGAAGGCCGAGGGCAAGCCCGAGGTCAGCCAGCCATGA
- a CDS encoding ABC transporter ATP-binding protein: MTSTTTTPRSATGSVALRGVTKVYGQGENAVLALDGVSLDVAPGEFVCLVGASGCGKSTLLNLVAGLDRASGGRIDLGEGVNPGLMFQEPALFPWLTVEANVETPLKLRGLPRAERRAKVAELLRTVHLADFGRKRPHQLSGGMRQRVALARTLALDTPVLLMDEPFGALDAMTRDILHDELERIWSERKLSVLFVTHNVREAARLADRIILLSSRPGRIIYSTRVDVPRPRRIDSPEIANIAAEVTDRLRTEVGRHGQ, from the coding sequence ATGACGTCGACCACGACGACCCCCCGCAGCGCGACCGGCTCGGTCGCGCTGCGGGGCGTGACCAAGGTGTACGGCCAGGGCGAGAACGCCGTCCTGGCCCTGGACGGGGTGTCGCTGGACGTCGCCCCCGGCGAGTTCGTCTGCCTGGTCGGCGCCTCCGGCTGCGGCAAGAGCACGCTGCTCAACCTGGTCGCCGGCCTGGACCGGGCCAGCGGCGGGCGGATCGACCTCGGCGAGGGGGTCAACCCGGGCCTGATGTTCCAGGAGCCGGCGCTCTTTCCCTGGCTCACCGTCGAGGCCAACGTGGAGACGCCGCTGAAGCTGCGCGGGCTGCCCCGGGCCGAACGCCGGGCGAAGGTCGCCGAACTGCTGCGCACCGTCCACCTGGCCGACTTCGGCCGCAAACGGCCGCACCAGCTCTCCGGCGGCATGCGGCAGCGGGTCGCGCTGGCCCGCACCCTGGCCCTGGACACCCCGGTGCTGCTGATGGACGAGCCGTTCGGCGCGCTCGACGCGATGACCCGGGACATCCTGCACGACGAGCTGGAGCGGATCTGGTCCGAGCGGAAGCTCAGCGTGCTCTTCGTGACGCACAACGTCCGGGAGGCGGCCCGGCTCGCCGACCGGATCATCCTGCTCTCCAGCCGACCCGGCCGGATCATCTACTCCACCCGGGTCGACGTGCCCCGGCCCCGACGGATCGACTCCCCCGAGATCGCGAACATCGCCGCCGAGGTCACCGACCGGCTGCGTACGGAGGTGGGCCGCCATGGCCAGTGA
- a CDS encoding ABC transporter permease, translating to MASDTLAATPRTDAEISGLDALEIAGREQPGSRARRLWSATWPKLAALALVIGIWQVVFWTGWKDPWALPAPGTVFADLGRYLGSAALWEGLATTGRRAAVGFAAAVAVGLVLGLAVARVKVLRAALGSMITALQTMPSIAWFPLAIVLFQLTEQAIFFVVVLGAAPSVANGVIHGVDYVPPLLIRAGRNMGARGLNLYRYVIAPAALPAIVAGLKQGWAFAWRSLMAGELLVVIAERTSIGAQLTYARDFSDSPRLMAIMIVILVVGLVVDAAFGAADKAIRRRWGVLDQAGN from the coding sequence ATGGCCAGTGACACGCTCGCCGCGACCCCGCGTACCGACGCGGAGATCTCCGGCCTGGACGCGCTGGAGATCGCGGGCCGAGAGCAGCCCGGCTCGCGGGCCCGGCGTCTGTGGTCGGCCACCTGGCCGAAGCTGGCCGCTCTGGCGCTGGTGATCGGCATCTGGCAGGTCGTGTTCTGGACCGGCTGGAAGGACCCGTGGGCCCTGCCCGCACCGGGTACCGTCTTCGCCGACCTCGGCCGCTACCTGGGCAGCGCCGCACTCTGGGAGGGCCTGGCCACCACCGGCCGGCGGGCCGCCGTCGGCTTCGCCGCCGCGGTCGCGGTCGGGTTGGTGCTCGGCCTCGCCGTGGCCCGGGTGAAGGTGCTCCGGGCCGCGCTCGGCTCGATGATCACCGCGTTGCAGACCATGCCGTCGATCGCCTGGTTCCCGCTCGCCATCGTGCTCTTCCAGCTCACCGAGCAGGCGATCTTCTTCGTGGTGGTGCTCGGCGCGGCCCCGTCCGTCGCCAACGGCGTCATCCACGGCGTGGACTACGTGCCGCCGCTGCTGATCCGGGCCGGCCGCAACATGGGCGCCCGGGGGCTCAACCTCTACCGGTACGTCATCGCGCCGGCCGCGCTGCCCGCCATCGTGGCCGGGCTCAAGCAGGGGTGGGCGTTCGCCTGGCGCAGCCTGATGGCCGGCGAGCTGCTGGTGGTCATCGCCGAGCGCACCTCCATCGGCGCGCAGCTCACCTACGCCCGGGACTTCTCCGACTCGCCGCGGCTGATGGCCATCATGATCGTCATTCTGGTGGTGGGTCTGGTGGTGGACGCCGCGTTCGGCGCCGCCGACAAGGCGATCCGGCGCCGCTGGGGCGTGCTGGACCAGGCCGGCAACTGA
- a CDS encoding RrF2 family transcriptional regulator encodes MYVSARADYALRAMLAVADTAGSTGNGGSGGGELVKAASLAESQDIPLSFLQGILLDLRRAGLLHSHRGTEGGYALTRPADQISVGDVLRAVGGSLTSVRGLPADRAGYHGVATGLRDVWLAVDGAIALVVDRTTLADLLTDRAPTR; translated from the coding sequence GTGTACGTCTCCGCGAGAGCCGACTACGCGCTCCGGGCCATGCTCGCCGTCGCCGACACCGCCGGTTCCACCGGCAACGGGGGGTCCGGCGGCGGCGAGTTGGTCAAGGCGGCGAGCCTGGCCGAGAGCCAGGACATCCCGCTCAGCTTCCTTCAGGGCATCCTGCTCGACCTGCGCCGCGCGGGGCTGCTGCACAGCCACCGCGGCACCGAGGGCGGCTACGCCCTGACCCGCCCCGCCGACCAGATCAGCGTGGGCGACGTGCTGCGCGCGGTCGGCGGCTCGCTGACCAGCGTGCGGGGCCTGCCGGCGGACCGCGCCGGCTACCACGGGGTGGCCACCGGGCTGCGGGACGTCTGGCTCGCGGTGGACGGCGCGATCGCCCTGGTCGTCGACCGGACGACCCTGGCCGACCTGCTCACGGACCGCGCCCCGACCCGCTGA
- a CDS encoding DEAD/DEAH box helicase has product MTMTIPTFAATGLAPALLTELATQGITEPFPIQSATLPDSLAGRDVLGRGRTGSGKTLAFGLPLLHRIAGRRARPGRPLALVLVPTRELAQQVTTALAPYARALGLRCATVVGGLSLQRQADALRAGAEVVVATPGRLHDLINRGDARLGEVAITVLDEADQMADMGFLPQVTKLLEQVAPNGQRMLFSATLDGGVDRLVRRFLSNPVSHSVDPGTATVTAMTHHVLHVDAIDKPAALTQIAAREGRTILFMGTKHRADRLARQLLSKGVRAAALHGGKSQPQRTRILEQFRTGQVTALVATDVAARGIHVDGLDMVVNVDPPTEAKDYLHRGGRTARAGESGSVVTLVLPEQRRDVTRLMSVAGIKPQSTQVRLGDEALARVTGAREPSGVPVTINVPQPAAAPRGGSTRGRRGAGDGFRAAGTGGRTAGETGRAADGGRSVASGEASGPRPAHRASGRRRRPQHPRTA; this is encoded by the coding sequence ATGACCATGACCATTCCCACCTTCGCCGCGACCGGGCTCGCCCCGGCGCTGCTCACCGAGCTCGCGACGCAGGGCATCACCGAGCCGTTCCCGATCCAGTCGGCGACCCTGCCGGACTCGCTCGCCGGCCGGGACGTGCTGGGCCGGGGTCGTACCGGCTCCGGCAAGACGCTCGCCTTCGGGCTGCCCCTGCTGCACCGCATCGCCGGCCGCCGGGCCCGCCCCGGCCGCCCGCTCGCGCTGGTGCTGGTGCCGACCCGGGAGCTGGCCCAGCAGGTCACCACCGCGCTCGCCCCGTACGCCCGGGCCCTCGGGCTGCGCTGCGCCACCGTGGTCGGTGGCCTCTCGTTGCAGCGGCAGGCGGACGCGCTGCGTGCCGGCGCCGAGGTGGTCGTGGCCACCCCCGGCCGGCTGCACGACCTGATCAACCGGGGTGACGCCCGCCTCGGCGAGGTCGCCATCACCGTGCTCGACGAGGCCGACCAGATGGCCGACATGGGCTTCCTGCCGCAGGTCACCAAGCTGCTGGAACAGGTCGCCCCGAACGGCCAGCGGATGCTCTTCTCCGCCACCCTGGACGGCGGCGTGGACCGGTTGGTCCGCCGCTTCCTGAGCAACCCGGTCTCGCACTCGGTCGACCCGGGCACCGCCACGGTGACCGCGATGACCCACCATGTGCTGCACGTCGACGCGATCGACAAGCCCGCCGCGCTCACCCAGATCGCCGCCCGCGAGGGCCGCACCATCCTGTTCATGGGAACCAAGCACCGCGCCGACCGGCTGGCCCGCCAGCTGCTCTCCAAGGGGGTACGCGCGGCCGCGCTGCACGGCGGCAAGTCGCAGCCGCAGCGCACCCGGATCCTGGAGCAGTTCCGCACCGGACAGGTGACCGCCCTGGTCGCCACCGACGTGGCGGCCCGGGGCATCCACGTGGACGGCCTGGACATGGTGGTCAACGTGGACCCGCCGACCGAGGCGAAGGACTACCTGCACCGGGGCGGGCGTACCGCCCGGGCTGGGGAGTCCGGCAGCGTGGTCACCCTGGTCCTGCCCGAGCAGCGCCGGGATGTCACCCGGCTGATGAGCGTGGCCGGCATCAAGCCGCAGTCGACCCAGGTCCGCCTCGGCGACGAGGCGCTGGCCCGGGTGACCGGCGCCAGGGAGCCCTCGGGCGTACCGGTGACGATCAACGTGCCCCAGCCGGCGGCCGCCCCGCGGGGCGGGTCGACCCGGGGCCGTCGCGGGGCCGGCGACGGTTTCCGCGCGGCCGGCACCGGCGGTCGTACCGCAGGTGAGACCGGTCGTGCCGCCGACGGCGGTCGCTCGGTCGCCTCCGGCGAGGCGTCCGGCCCGCGGCCGGCGCACCGCGCCTCCGGTCGCCGCCGTCGCCCCCAGCACCCCCGCACGGCCTGA
- the cspE gene encoding transcription antiterminator/RNA stability regulator CspE, with the protein MAIGTVKWFNADKGFGFITPDGGGADVFAHFSAIQSSGYRSLDENQRVEFEVTQGQKGPQAENIRPL; encoded by the coding sequence ATGGCTATTGGCACCGTCAAGTGGTTCAACGCTGACAAGGGCTTCGGCTTCATCACCCCGGACGGCGGCGGCGCCGACGTCTTCGCCCACTTCTCGGCGATCCAGTCCTCCGGCTACCGGAGCCTGGACGAGAACCAGCGGGTCGAGTTCGAGGTGACCCAGGGCCAGAAGGGCCCGCAGGCGGAGAACATCCGCCCGCTCTGA
- a CDS encoding ATP-dependent helicase: MTQPTLFSTAAPAPRMADSGPRYTPVELAKLLRLPAPTREQAAIIAAPVEPLLVVAGAGSGKTETMAARVVWLVANSYVRPEQILGLTFTRKAAGELANRVRTRLDQLIRRLGRQGRDAHDDPLAGEPTVSTYHSYAGRIVTEHGLRAGYEPTTRLLTEASRWQLVDLLVRNYDGDMSDVDRMPSTITDAVLALAGELDEHLVDPDELAAWTGRFFADVQSRPGRVYADVRKSLAVQQTRLRLLPLVRAYARRKDDFEAMDFADQLARAARVARDHPGVGVIERDRFRVVLLDEYQDTSHAQVVLLNALFGGGHPVTAVGDPCQSIYGWRGASAGTLDRFPGDFARADGAPADVLSLTTSWRNRPEILGVANALATPLRAAGAQVPELRAALSVKEPIPHRSPRGQAAGTVHCALLHTYADEAEWIADSVLGAWRGAARMPGALPEHIPVPQRPTTAVLVRLRSQIPAIESALRARGLPVEVVGLGGLLDTPEVRDVVCTLRVLADPTDGAALLRLLTGARWRIGPRDLVALHRRARSIARSRSELTGDDGPEIAVDVLDEATLVEALADLGPAQAYSAEGYARLRAYGMELALLRYRLDQTLPELIADIERTIGLDVEVAVRAGRDGAGDAGLARGHLDALGDVAARFSGETPGATLAGFLSFLAAAEDEERGLAPGEVEVVEGAVQILTAHAAKGLEWDVVAVAGLTRGVWPGPVRNSDHWLGGLGVLPFPLRGDADGLPELGLAAAEDQRGVARALEDFTDAWRAHDEREERRLAYVAVTRPRRLLLCSGYWWGEGTKRFRGPSVLLSEVHDACLDGGAGHLIDEWAPEPPGDAVNPTTEVVLRAEWPADPLGARRPALAEAAALVRRFLADPEAASRAPAAPEAAHPERAEPEAARRELAHPEAARPERDDSVATRPEPADPGAARGEPGGPAGAGAGRDGVAGATGGDVPAADGADDPEVARWRREADLLLAERAELLRRADSVEVELPGHLSVTQLVALRRDPGALARALRRPMPTEPNPYARRGTAFHTWLEQRFGADRLLDVDELPGAADDDAAPDEALTELQERFLASEWADRMPLEVEVPFATVIAGVVVRGRMDAVFARPGGRFDVVDWKTGRLPAGREAEVAAVQLAVYRLAWAELAGVPVERVGAAFHYVRDGVTVRPADLLDADGLTALIAGVPEISPDGPALRNPW, encoded by the coding sequence GTGACCCAGCCGACCCTGTTCAGCACCGCCGCGCCGGCGCCCCGCATGGCCGACTCCGGGCCCCGCTACACCCCGGTGGAGCTGGCGAAGCTGCTGAGGCTGCCGGCGCCCACCCGGGAGCAGGCGGCGATCATCGCCGCGCCGGTGGAGCCGCTGCTGGTGGTCGCGGGCGCCGGCTCCGGCAAGACCGAGACGATGGCCGCCCGGGTGGTCTGGCTGGTCGCCAACTCGTACGTCCGACCGGAGCAGATCCTCGGCCTCACCTTCACCCGCAAGGCGGCCGGCGAGCTGGCGAACCGGGTGCGTACCCGGCTCGACCAGCTCATCCGCCGGCTGGGCCGGCAGGGGCGCGACGCGCACGACGACCCCCTCGCCGGCGAGCCGACCGTCTCCACCTACCACTCGTACGCCGGCCGGATCGTCACCGAGCACGGGCTGCGCGCCGGCTACGAGCCCACCACCCGGCTGCTCACCGAGGCGTCCCGCTGGCAGCTCGTGGACCTGCTGGTGCGCAACTACGACGGCGACATGTCCGACGTGGACCGGATGCCCAGCACCATCACCGACGCGGTGCTGGCCCTCGCCGGGGAGCTGGACGAGCACCTGGTCGACCCGGACGAGCTGGCCGCCTGGACCGGCCGGTTCTTCGCCGACGTGCAGTCCCGCCCCGGCCGGGTCTACGCCGACGTGCGGAAGTCCCTCGCCGTCCAGCAGACCCGGCTGCGGCTGCTCCCACTGGTCCGGGCGTACGCCCGCCGCAAGGACGACTTCGAGGCGATGGACTTCGCCGACCAGCTCGCCCGGGCCGCCCGGGTGGCCCGGGACCACCCCGGCGTCGGGGTGATCGAGCGGGACCGCTTCCGGGTGGTGCTGCTCGACGAGTACCAGGACACCAGCCACGCCCAGGTGGTGCTGCTCAACGCGCTCTTCGGCGGCGGCCACCCGGTCACCGCCGTCGGCGACCCCTGCCAGTCCATCTACGGCTGGCGGGGCGCGAGCGCCGGCACCCTGGACCGCTTCCCCGGCGACTTCGCCCGCGCCGACGGCGCCCCGGCCGACGTGCTGAGCCTGACCACGAGCTGGCGCAACCGCCCGGAGATCCTCGGGGTGGCGAACGCGCTGGCCACGCCGCTGCGGGCCGCCGGCGCGCAGGTGCCGGAGCTGCGCGCCGCGCTCAGCGTCAAGGAGCCGATCCCGCACCGCAGCCCGCGCGGCCAGGCCGCCGGCACCGTGCACTGCGCGCTGCTCCACACGTACGCCGACGAGGCCGAGTGGATCGCCGACAGCGTCCTCGGCGCCTGGCGCGGGGCGGCCCGGATGCCCGGGGCGCTGCCCGAGCACATTCCGGTGCCGCAGCGCCCCACCACCGCCGTGCTGGTCCGGCTGCGCAGCCAGATCCCGGCCATCGAGTCCGCGCTGCGCGCCCGCGGGCTGCCGGTCGAGGTGGTCGGCCTGGGCGGGCTGCTGGACACCCCCGAGGTCCGGGACGTGGTCTGCACGCTGCGGGTGCTCGCCGACCCGACGGACGGGGCGGCGCTGCTGCGGCTGCTCACCGGGGCGCGCTGGCGGATCGGGCCGCGCGACCTGGTGGCCCTGCACCGGCGGGCCCGCTCGATCGCCCGGTCCCGCAGCGAGCTGACCGGCGACGACGGGCCGGAGATCGCCGTGGACGTGCTGGACGAGGCGACGCTGGTCGAGGCGCTGGCCGACCTGGGGCCCGCGCAGGCGTACTCGGCGGAGGGGTACGCGCGGCTGCGCGCGTACGGGATGGAACTGGCCCTGCTGCGGTACCGGCTCGACCAGACGCTGCCGGAGCTGATCGCGGACATCGAGCGGACCATCGGCCTGGACGTGGAGGTGGCGGTCCGGGCCGGCCGGGACGGCGCCGGCGACGCCGGCCTGGCCCGCGGCCACCTCGACGCCCTCGGTGACGTCGCCGCCCGGTTCAGCGGCGAGACCCCCGGCGCGACCCTGGCCGGCTTCCTGTCCTTCCTCGCCGCCGCCGAGGACGAGGAGCGCGGGCTCGCCCCCGGCGAGGTCGAGGTGGTGGAGGGGGCGGTGCAGATCCTCACCGCGCACGCCGCCAAGGGCCTCGAGTGGGACGTGGTGGCGGTGGCCGGGCTGACCAGGGGCGTCTGGCCGGGGCCGGTCCGCAACTCCGACCACTGGCTGGGCGGCCTGGGCGTGCTGCCGTTCCCGCTCCGGGGCGACGCCGACGGGCTGCCCGAGCTGGGGCTGGCCGCCGCCGAGGACCAGCGCGGGGTGGCCCGCGCGCTGGAGGACTTCACCGACGCCTGGCGGGCGCACGACGAGCGGGAGGAGCGCCGGCTGGCGTACGTGGCGGTGACCCGGCCCCGGCGGCTGCTGCTCTGCTCCGGGTACTGGTGGGGGGAGGGGACGAAGCGGTTCCGGGGGCCCTCGGTCCTCCTCAGCGAGGTGCACGACGCCTGCCTGGACGGCGGGGCCGGGCACCTGATCGACGAGTGGGCGCCGGAACCGCCCGGCGACGCGGTCAACCCGACCACCGAGGTGGTGCTCCGCGCCGAGTGGCCCGCCGACCCGCTCGGCGCCCGCCGGCCGGCGCTGGCCGAGGCCGCCGCCCTGGTCCGCCGCTTCCTCGCCGACCCGGAGGCGGCCAGCCGCGCGCCCGCCGCTCCCGAGGCGGCCCACCCCGAGCGCGCCGAGCCGGAGGCGGCCCGCCGTGAGCTGGCTCACCCCGAGGCGGCCCGCCCCGAGCGCGACGACTCCGTGGCGACCCGCCCTGAGCCCGCCGACCCGGGGGCGGCGCGCGGTGAGCCCGGCGGCCCGGCGGGGGCCGGGGCTGGCCGGGACGGCGTCGCCGGAGCGACGGGCGGCGACGTCCCGGCCGCCGACGGCGCGGACGACCCGGAGGTGGCGCGGTGGCGGCGGGAGGCGGACCTGCTCCTCGCCGAGCGGGCCGAGCTGCTGCGGCGGGCCGACTCGGTCGAGGTGGAGCTGCCCGGGCACCTCTCGGTGACCCAACTGGTGGCGCTGCGCCGCGACCCGGGGGCCCTCGCGCGTGCCCTGCGCCGCCCGATGCCCACCGAGCCCAACCCGTACGCCCGCCGGGGCACCGCCTTCCACACCTGGCTGGAACAGCGCTTCGGCGCCGACCGGCTGCTGGACGTGGACGAGCTGCCCGGCGCCGCGGACGACGACGCGGCCCCCGACGAGGCGCTCACCGAGCTGCAGGAGCGCTTCCTGGCCAGCGAGTGGGCCGACCGGATGCCGCTGGAGGTGGAGGTGCCGTTCGCCACAGTGATCGCCGGTGTGGTGGTACGCGGGCGGATGGACGCCGTCTTCGCCCGGCCGGGCGGCCGGTTCGACGTGGTCGACTGGAAGACCGGCCGGCTGCCCGCCGGGCGGGAGGCCGAGGTGGCCGCCGTGCAGCTCGCCGTCTACCGGCTGGCCTGGGCCGAGCTGGCCGGGGTGCCGGTCGAGCGGGTGGGCGCCGCGTTCCACTACGTGCGGGACGGCGTGACCGTCCGCCCGGCCGACCTGCTCGACGCCGACGGGTTGACCGCGCTGATCGCCGGCGTACCGGAAATTTCGCCGGATGGCCCCGCGTTACGTAATCCGTGGTAG